The Streptomyces phaeolivaceus genome has a window encoding:
- a CDS encoding elongation factor G-like protein EF-G2, with product MGDKANAHPGAAGRATAADHPASVRNVVLVGHCGSGKTTLVEALALTAGAVNRAGRVEDGGTVSDYDEIEHRQQRSVQLSLVPVEWGGYKINLLDTPGYADFVGELRAGLRAADAALFVVSASDGVDGSTRMVWEECAAVGMPRAIVVTHLEAARADFEEMTRICAETFGGDDPDAVLPLYLPLHGPQGPDGHAPVTGLTGLLSQKLFDYSSGERKESEPGPEQLPAIEEARNRLIEGIIAESEDETLMDRYLGGEEIDVKTLIDDLERAVARGVFHPVLAAAPAADGAKQGLGTVELLELVTGGFPTPLERETPAVTTPEGRPREIKATCDPDGPLVAEVVKTASDPYVGRISLVRVFSGTLRPDATVHVSGHGLADRGHEDHDVDERIGALSTPFGKQQRTLTHCIAGDLACVAKLSRAETGDTLSAKDDPLLMEPWEMPDPLLPLAIHAHSKADEDKLSQGLARLVAEDPTMRLEQNQDTHQVVLWCLGEAHADVALERLRSRYGVQVDVVPHRVSLRETFADRSAGRGRHVKQSGGHGQYAICEIEVEPLPGGSGIEFVDKVVGGAVPRQFIPSVEKGVRAQAAKGVAAGYPLIDVRITLRDGKAHSVDSSDAAFQTAGALALREAAVDARIHLLEPVAEVSVLVGDSYVGPVMSDLSGRRGRVVGTEQAGGGRTLVRAEVPEIEIDRYAVDLRSLSHGTARFGRRYTRHEPMPSHVAEKVREQTKEH from the coding sequence ATGGGCGACAAGGCGAACGCACATCCCGGAGCCGCCGGCAGGGCTACGGCGGCCGACCACCCCGCGTCCGTACGGAATGTGGTGCTGGTCGGCCACTGCGGATCGGGCAAGACGACTCTGGTGGAGGCTCTCGCGCTGACGGCGGGAGCGGTGAACCGGGCGGGCCGTGTGGAGGACGGCGGCACCGTCTCCGACTACGACGAGATCGAACACCGGCAGCAACGCTCGGTGCAGCTCTCCCTCGTCCCTGTCGAATGGGGCGGGTACAAGATCAATTTGTTGGACACACCCGGATACGCCGACTTCGTCGGGGAACTCAGGGCCGGTCTGCGAGCGGCGGACGCGGCCCTTTTCGTCGTCTCGGCCTCGGACGGCGTCGACGGCTCGACCCGCATGGTGTGGGAGGAGTGCGCGGCGGTCGGCATGCCCCGGGCGATCGTGGTGACCCATCTGGAGGCCGCGCGGGCGGACTTCGAGGAGATGACCAGGATCTGCGCGGAGACGTTCGGCGGGGACGACCCCGACGCCGTACTGCCGCTCTATCTGCCGCTGCACGGCCCGCAGGGGCCGGACGGGCACGCGCCCGTGACCGGACTGACCGGGCTGCTGTCGCAGAAACTGTTCGACTACTCCTCCGGCGAGCGCAAGGAGTCCGAGCCGGGACCCGAGCAGCTGCCGGCGATCGAGGAGGCACGTAACCGGCTCATCGAGGGGATCATCGCCGAGAGCGAGGACGAGACCCTCATGGACCGCTATCTCGGCGGCGAGGAGATCGACGTCAAGACCCTCATCGACGACCTGGAACGGGCCGTCGCGCGCGGGGTCTTCCACCCGGTCCTGGCCGCCGCCCCCGCTGCCGACGGCGCGAAACAGGGACTCGGCACGGTCGAACTCCTCGAACTGGTCACCGGCGGCTTCCCCACCCCCCTGGAGCGCGAGACACCCGCCGTCACCACCCCCGAGGGCCGCCCCCGCGAGATCAAGGCGACCTGCGACCCGGACGGTCCGCTGGTCGCGGAGGTCGTGAAGACGGCCAGCGACCCCTATGTGGGCCGTATCTCGCTGGTCCGGGTCTTCTCCGGCACCCTGCGCCCCGACGCGACGGTGCATGTCTCCGGGCACGGGCTCGCCGACCGGGGCCACGAGGACCATGACGTCGACGAGCGGATCGGTGCCCTGTCCACACCGTTCGGGAAACAGCAGCGGACGCTCACGCACTGCATCGCGGGCGATCTGGCGTGCGTGGCGAAGCTGAGCCGCGCGGAGACCGGGGACACGCTCTCGGCCAAGGACGACCCGCTGCTCATGGAGCCGTGGGAGATGCCCGACCCGCTGCTCCCGCTCGCCATCCACGCGCACAGCAAGGCCGACGAGGACAAGCTCTCCCAAGGGCTCGCCCGGCTCGTCGCCGAGGACCCGACCATGCGGCTCGAACAGAACCAGGACACCCACCAGGTGGTCCTGTGGTGCCTGGGCGAGGCACACGCCGACGTGGCCCTGGAACGGCTGCGCAGCCGGTACGGCGTCCAGGTCGACGTCGTACCGCACCGGGTCTCCCTGCGGGAGACGTTCGCCGACCGGTCGGCCGGGCGCGGCCGGCATGTGAAGCAGTCCGGCGGGCACGGGCAGTACGCGATCTGCGAGATCGAGGTGGAGCCGCTGCCCGGCGGCTCGGGCATCGAGTTCGTCGACAAGGTCGTCGGCGGCGCGGTGCCGAGGCAGTTCATCCCGTCCGTCGAGAAGGGAGTCCGGGCGCAGGCCGCCAAGGGGGTCGCGGCCGGGTATCCGCTCATCGACGTACGGATCACGCTGCGGGACGGCAAGGCGCACTCGGTGGACTCCTCGGACGCCGCGTTCCAGACGGCCGGCGCGCTGGCGCTGCGCGAGGCCGCGGTGGACGCGAGGATCCACCTCCTGGAGCCGGTGGCCGAGGTGTCGGTCCTGGTCGGGGACTCGTACGTGGGCCCGGTGATGAGCGATCTGTCCGGGCGGCGCGGCCGGGTCGTCGGCACCGAGCAGGCGGGCGGCGGACGCACCCTGGTGCGGGCCGAGGTCCCGGAGATCGAGATCGACCGGTACGCCGTCGATCTGCGCTCCCTGTCCCACGGCACCGCGCGCTTCGGCCGCCGCTACACCCGGCACGAGCCGATGCCCTCCCATGTGGCCGAGAAGGTCCGCGAGCAGACGAAGGAGCACTGA
- a CDS encoding HIT family protein, translating into MLHCMTSEPEQQIGVGTQDAFQRLWTPHRMAYIQGENKPTGPGADDGCPFCSIPAKSDEDGLIIRRGEHVYAVLNLYPYNGGHLMVVPYRHVADYTDLTGSETAELAELTKQSMTALRTASGAHGFNIGMNQGTVAGAGIAAHLHQHIVPRWGGDTNFMPVVGHTRILPQLLADTRKMLAEAWPTV; encoded by the coding sequence ATGCTGCACTGCATGACGAGTGAGCCGGAGCAGCAGATCGGAGTCGGGACGCAGGACGCGTTCCAGCGCCTGTGGACGCCCCACCGGATGGCGTACATCCAGGGTGAGAACAAGCCGACCGGCCCCGGGGCCGACGACGGCTGTCCGTTCTGCTCGATCCCGGCGAAATCGGACGAGGACGGCCTGATCATCAGGCGCGGGGAGCATGTGTACGCGGTGCTCAACCTCTACCCGTACAACGGCGGCCACCTCATGGTCGTGCCCTACCGGCACGTCGCCGACTACACGGACCTCACCGGGTCGGAGACCGCCGAGCTGGCCGAGCTGACGAAGCAGTCCATGACCGCTCTGCGGACCGCGTCCGGCGCGCACGGCTTCAACATCGGCATGAACCAGGGCACGGTCGCGGGGGCCGGGATCGCGGCCCACCTCCACCAGCACATCGTGCCGCGCTGGGGCGGCGACACCAACTTCATGCCGGTGGTCGGCCACACGCGGATCCTGCCGCAACTCCTGGCCGACACGAGGAAGATGCTCGCGGAGGCGTGGCCCACGGTGTAG
- a CDS encoding potassium channel family protein: protein MDQDSRAFRWEQRNGRVLAGASALFLTSYTVRVLAHDLPRGWLDLCLAVTLLCWAVFAVDYAARWRLSGLGPSFVRVHWLDTVVLVLPLLRPLRIVQMHDAVQRHHDRPRLSLHARVAVYAGLSATLLGFTGALAVYQQEHTAPDATILTFGDSVWWTCSTLATVGYGDVTPVTPMGRTIAVFLMACGLALLGTVTGSFGSWLLQVFAREDERRPPGD, encoded by the coding sequence ATGGACCAAGACAGCCGCGCGTTCCGCTGGGAGCAACGCAACGGACGCGTCCTCGCCGGGGCGTCGGCCCTCTTCCTCACCTCGTACACGGTACGGGTGCTGGCCCACGACCTCCCCCGGGGCTGGCTCGATCTCTGTCTCGCGGTGACCCTGCTGTGCTGGGCGGTCTTCGCCGTCGACTACGCGGCGCGCTGGCGGCTGAGCGGCCTCGGCCCGAGCTTCGTCCGCGTCCACTGGCTGGACACCGTGGTGCTCGTCCTGCCTCTGCTGCGGCCCCTGCGCATCGTGCAGATGCACGACGCCGTGCAGCGTCATCACGACCGGCCCCGGCTCTCGCTGCACGCGCGCGTGGCCGTCTACGCGGGCCTGTCCGCGACCCTGCTCGGCTTCACCGGCGCCCTCGCCGTCTACCAGCAGGAGCACACGGCCCCGGACGCGACGATCCTGACCTTCGGCGACTCCGTGTGGTGGACCTGCTCCACGCTCGCGACGGTGGGTTATGGCGACGTGACCCCCGTGACCCCGATGGGCCGCACGATCGCCGTGTTCCTGATGGCCTGCGGCCTCGCCCTGCTCGGCACGGTCACGGGCTCCTTCGGCTCGTGGCTGCTCCAGGTCTTCGCCCGGGAGGACGAGCGGAGGCCCCCGGGGGACTGA
- the thrS gene encoding threonine--tRNA ligase: MSDVRVIIQRDSERDERVVTTGTTAADLFAGERTVVAARVAGELKDLAYEVRDGETVEAVEISSEDGLNILRHSTAHVMAQAVQELFPEAKLGIGPPVRDGFYYDFDVEKPFTPEDLKAVEKKMQEIQKRGQRFSRRVVTDEAAREELANEPYKLELIGLKGSASSDDGADVEVGAGELTIYDNLDAKTGDLCWKDLCRGPHLPTTRNIPAFKLMRNAAAYWRGSEKNPMLQRIYGTAWPSKEELKAHLDFLAEAEKRDHRKLGNELDLFSIPDEIGSGLAVFHPKGGIIRRVMEDYSRRRHEEEGYEFVYTPHATKGRLFEVSGHLDWYADGMYPPMQLDEGVDYYLKPMNCPMHNLIFDARGRSYRELPLRLFEFGTVYRYEKSGVVHGLTRARGFTQDDAHIYCTREQMADELDKTLTFVLNLLRDYGLTDFYLELSTKDPEKFVGSDEAWEEATETLRQVAEKQGLPLVPDPGGAAFYGPKISVQAKDAIGRTWQMSTVQLDFNLPERFDLEYTGPDGSKQRPVMIHRALFGSIERFFAVLLEHYAGAFPAWLAPVQAVGIPIGDAHVEYLRKFAAEAKKKGLRVDVDGSSDRMQKKIRNAQKAKVPFMVIAGDEDMAAGAVSFRYRDGSQENGIPVEEAIAKIAKVVEDRVQI; this comes from the coding sequence GTGTCCGACGTCCGTGTGATCATCCAACGCGATTCCGAGCGGGACGAGCGTGTGGTGACGACGGGCACTACGGCCGCCGACCTCTTCGCCGGTGAGCGCACCGTCGTCGCCGCCCGCGTGGCCGGGGAGCTGAAGGACCTCGCGTACGAGGTGAGGGACGGCGAGACCGTCGAGGCCGTGGAGATCTCCTCCGAGGACGGCCTCAACATCCTCCGCCACTCCACCGCGCACGTCATGGCCCAGGCCGTGCAGGAGCTGTTCCCCGAGGCGAAGCTGGGCATCGGCCCGCCGGTCCGCGACGGCTTCTACTACGACTTCGATGTCGAGAAGCCGTTCACGCCCGAGGACCTCAAGGCCGTCGAGAAGAAGATGCAGGAGATCCAGAAGCGCGGCCAGCGCTTCTCGCGCCGCGTCGTCACCGACGAGGCCGCCCGCGAGGAGCTGGCGAACGAGCCGTACAAGCTGGAGCTGATCGGCCTCAAGGGCTCCGCCTCCTCCGACGACGGCGCGGACGTCGAGGTCGGCGCGGGCGAGCTGACGATCTACGACAACCTGGACGCCAAGACCGGTGACCTGTGCTGGAAGGACCTCTGCCGGGGCCCCCACCTGCCCACCACCCGCAACATCCCGGCGTTCAAGCTGATGCGCAACGCCGCCGCGTACTGGCGCGGCAGCGAGAAGAACCCGATGCTCCAGCGCATCTACGGCACCGCCTGGCCCTCCAAGGAGGAGCTGAAGGCGCACCTCGACTTCCTCGCCGAGGCCGAGAAGCGCGACCACCGCAAGTTGGGCAACGAGCTCGACCTGTTCTCCATCCCCGACGAGATCGGCTCCGGCCTCGCCGTCTTCCACCCCAAGGGCGGCATCATCCGCCGGGTCATGGAGGACTACTCGCGCCGCCGGCACGAGGAGGAGGGCTACGAGTTCGTCTACACCCCGCACGCCACGAAGGGGCGTCTTTTCGAGGTCTCGGGCCACCTCGACTGGTACGCCGACGGCATGTACCCGCCCATGCAGCTCGACGAGGGCGTGGACTACTACCTCAAGCCCATGAACTGCCCGATGCACAACCTGATCTTCGACGCGCGCGGCCGTTCGTACCGTGAACTGCCCTTGCGTCTGTTCGAGTTCGGCACGGTGTACCGGTACGAGAAGTCCGGCGTCGTGCACGGCCTCACCCGCGCCCGGGGCTTCACGCAGGACGACGCGCACATCTACTGCACCCGCGAGCAGATGGCCGACGAGCTGGACAAGACGCTCACCTTCGTCCTGAACCTGCTGCGCGACTACGGGCTCACGGACTTCTATCTGGAGCTGTCCACCAAGGACCCGGAGAAGTTCGTCGGCTCGGACGAGGCGTGGGAGGAGGCCACGGAGACGCTCCGCCAGGTAGCCGAGAAGCAGGGCCTCCCGCTGGTCCCGGACCCGGGCGGCGCCGCGTTCTACGGCCCGAAGATCTCCGTCCAGGCCAAGGACGCGATCGGCCGCACCTGGCAGATGTCCACGGTCCAGCTCGACTTCAACCTGCCCGAGCGCTTCGACCTGGAGTACACCGGTCCGGACGGCTCCAAGCAACGTCCGGTCATGATCCACCGCGCGCTGTTCGGCTCGATCGAGCGGTTCTTCGCGGTGCTCCTGGAGCACTACGCGGGGGCGTTCCCGGCGTGGCTGGCGCCCGTCCAGGCGGTCGGCATCCCGATCGGCGACGCGCATGTGGAGTACTTGCGGAAGTTCGCCGCCGAGGCGAAGAAGAAGGGCCTGCGCGTCGACGTCGACGGCTCCTCCGACCGTATGCAGAAGAAGATCCGCAACGCGCAGAAGGCCAAGGTGCCCTTCATGGTCATCGCGGGCGACGAGGACATGGCGGCCGGCGCCGTCTCCTTCCGCTACCGCGACGGCTCCCAGGAGAACGGCATCCCCGTCGAGGAGGCCATCGCCAAGATCGCGAAGGTCGTGGAGGACCGCGTCCAGATCTGA